GAGACCAGCTGCACATTTTGAGGGTGTCTGTGGCAAACCATAAAATACCAAACTCTGTACAGATGTTTGTTTATAGTAATCAGTTGATAACCTGCAAACCTAAACAAGGGCTACTGTAGGAGTGTCTGCAGCTACTCCTTGGAGATCTGTGATAAGcactcttcacagtatcacagtatcaccaaggttggaagagacctcacagatcatcaagtccaaccctttaccacagagctcaaggccagaccatggcaccaagtgccacgtccaatcctgccttgaactgccccagggacagcgactccaccacctccccgggcagcccattccagtgtccaatgactctctcagggaagaactttctcctcacctccagcctaaatctcccctggcacagcctgaggctgtgtcctcttgttctggtgctggccacctgagagaagagagcaacctcctcctggccacaaccacccctcaggtagttgtagacagcaataaggtctcccttgagcctcctcttctccaggctaaccaatcccagctccctcagcctctcctcgtagggctgtgctcaaggcctctccccagcctcgttgcccttctctggacatgctcaagcatctcaatgtccctcctaaactggggggcccagaactgaacacaggactcaaggtgtggtctaaccagtgcagagtacaggggcagaatgacctccctgctcctgctggccacacaattcctgatgcaggccaggatgccactggctctcttggccacctgggcacactgctggctcatgttcaggcaggtatcaatcagcacccccagatccctctctgtctggctgctctccagccactccgaccccagcctgtatctctgcatggggttgttgtggccaaagtgcagcaccctgcacttggagctattgaacaccatccccttggactctgcccatctgtccaggcagtcaaggtcccactgcagagcccttctgccctccaacccagccacatctgcccccagcttagtgtcatctgcaaacttgctgatgactgactccatgccctcatccagatcatctatgaagatgttaaagaggatggggcccagcactgatccctgagggacaccagtagtgacagctgccagctggatgtggctccattcaccaccactctctgggtccggccctccagccagttcctaacccagcacagagtgttgccatccaagccatgggctgacagcttagccagcagtttgctgtgggggacagtgtcaaaggccttgctgaagtccagatagaccacatccacaggcctcccacatccaccaagcagtcacctgatcttGTAAAgacccaggcctgcagtgactaaggaaagcaggaaggagataaaggagaagcagagatccCCTGACATCAGCAGTAAAGAAGGGTCTGCTGACCAGAGATGAGAAAGACCCTGTAAGAAAGACTGTGTGGGGTGTTCATTGCAGATAACCATTCCAGACCACTGGGGCTGGAATTGGGGTGGAAAATGGAAAAATACCTGTGTTAATGAACTCCAAGAAATAACTGTAATAACCCTACCTCTTGTTATGAATATGCCTGCTCTTGTGACATAAActgtggcttgtgccagcatggggtGTGCAGGATTGCTGGAgtgaccctgcctgcacccagtgctGTAATAAAATATACCTACTTCATAACTCTGCATGAGTTTTGGGGTTCATTTTGCAGGTCACCTTACTCAGCAAATCCATCTTTCCCATTTCAGTGAGCACTCTTTAGGCTGATGCTTTATCTCTGACAGCAATAAAAGAACAAGCTCAAACTAGATTCGCTGGTAGCATCAAACAATAAATGATAGCTCTATGCTAATGGAAACAGTATTTAATTTTGGATCCAAATCCATACACCTCAAATTACATCTTAATGACATGGAAAATCCACATATAGTTGCTCCCAGCTATTATTGCTCAGCTAGAGATGGCATTTAGTTACTTGGATTAATATTTAATGTGTTGTATTGGAGGAGGTGAAATAAAAGACACAATGTATATTTAAATGTAGTTTAAAAATCCCCATTGCTCTAGAAATGCAGCTACAGAACCAACAATCAATTCAACTTGAAACTGTAATTGACTATTGGGAATTGTAacactgcccctctgcttttgccttgctcCAGAGGAAAGGCTTTTCTGCCTTTGGTGAGTGATGGCTGCTGAGAAAGGCAAGGCTAAAGGGCTCAAAAAGAagcaaggaggaagggaagaaaggtcTGCCCTCACCATGATTGAGTGAAAGGCTAAATAACCAGTGAGCAAATTCTCTTCTCTGAGGCACTCCTGGGAAGGCTTGTAAGTGACCtgtacacagtatcacagtattattaggattggaagagacctcacagatcatcaagtccaaccctttaccacagagctcaaggccagaccatggcaccaagtgccatgtccagtcctgccttgaacagctccagggacggcgactccaccacctccccgggcagcccattccagtgtccaatgactctctcagggaagaactttctcctcacctccagcctaaatctcccctggcgcagcctgaggctgtgtcctcttgttctggtgctggccacctgagagaagagagcaacctcctcctggccacaaccacccctcaggtagttgtagacagcaataaggtctcccctgagcctcctcttctccaggctaaccaatcccagctccctcagcctctcctcgtagggctgtgctcaaggcctctccccagcctcgttgcccttctctggacatgctcaagcatctcaatgtccttcctaaactggggggcccagaactgaacacaatactcaaggtgtggtctaaccagtgcagagtacaggggcagaatgacctccctgctcctgctgaccacaccattcctgatgcaggccaggatgccactggctctcttggccacctgggcacactgctgcctcatgttcaggtgggtatcaatcagcacccccagatccctctctgtctggctgctctccagccactccgaccccagcctgtatctctgcatggggttgctgtggccaaagtgcagcaccctgcacttggagctattgaatgccatcccattggactctgcccatatgtgcaggcagtcaaggtcctgctgcagagcccttctgccctccaacccagccacatctgcccccagcttggtgtcatctgcaaacttgctgatgactgactccatgccctcatccaggtcatctatgaagatgttaaagaggatggggcccagcactgatccctgagggacaccactagtgacagctgccagctggatgtggcaccattcaccaccactctctgggtccggccctccagccagttcctaacccagcacagagtgttgccatccaagccatgggctgacagcttagccagcagtttgctgtgggggacagtgtccaaggccttgctgaagtccagacagaccacatccacaggcctccccacatccaccaagcagtatcctgatcatagaaggagatcaggttagaaaggcaggatctgcccttcctaaacccatgctggctggacctgagctctttgccatccctcaggtgcgctcttatcacccccaagataacctgctccatcagtttccctggcactgaggtcaggctgacaggtctgtagttcccaggttcctccatccgacccttcttgtggatggggatcaccttggccattttccagtctcctgggacctctccagtgagccaggactgctggaaaatgatgtagagcagcttggccagctcagctgccagctctctcagcaccctgagaCGTTCCTGACTGACTGCTTTAGTAGCAACTTACCTGCTTGTTGGCTTTCAGCACTGCTCTCAGGGTTGCGATCTGTTCCCGCTTGGTACTCAAGAGTGATTTCAGTTTCAGTATCTCTTCCATTAAGGCCTCCTTGTCCTTATCAATCATGGGAGCCAGCTCCCGAGCTGCAGCACGCTGGCGTGACAGCTGCAGTGACCGATCGACAGCCTTCTGCAGGTGCTTGATTTGGTCCCTTATTATGGCATTGAGGTTGTAGATGTTCATCGGCTCTTTGCGGATGTCACTGGTATCAGAgacaggggaggaaggaggggctgTGATGACAGGAGAAATGGAAGGTGTTTTTGTTGGGCTCTGTTCCTTGACAGGCTCTGTGGCCTCTTTTGTCACCTGCTCGGTTGGGGTTCTGGCTTCCACAGGTGATGCCACCCCTCTTCTGGCAAGACGTGGGGAAAGGAGACCTCGAGGGTCATCTGGTCCTTTCAGGCTCCCACTGCGGGTGACTCTGCTTTGCCTGTAATAGTCCAACATGACCCTGTTTGGTGTCTCATTGTTGCACAGGCAGACATGATGGTAGAGCTGAGCCAGCTCTTCACTAAACGTCACCAGCTCATCTTGGGCGGTGTTGAGGGTATTATGGTTTTCATTTGCTATGCTTGTCATCCTTTGCAGTTCCTTTTCCATGTGGACCATTTTTTCCTGGCTCTCCTTGGTTGACTTCTCCAGGCTTGTCACCTGCTCATCATAGGTCTGGATTCTGCTCTCATATTTGGCCTTCTCTTCAGTGTAGTTTTCCACGTATTTATTGTACTTCTCCTTTAAGGCTTTAATTTCTGCTTTGAGGTCTATAACCTCAGTAACAGCTACTTTGTATTTACATTCTAGGATCTCCAAGCCATTGATGTCTACTTCGTAGTCATGTGCTTCCTCACTGGGGTCTCGGCCCTTCTCACAGTCAAGCTCAGCTTTCAGCTCCTTGTTGCTCTGCAACCCCCTCATAGCATTGACAtgctctgtgagcctgtggactCGCTCATGTTGCTCGGTCAGGGCTCCCTTGGTGTGCTCCAGCTGTGTCTGAGACTCCTGCAGATTGGCCAGGAGAATGgccttctctctctccacctGCAACAGAGTCAAAGTAAGAGACCAAGCATCTCATTCTGTCTGTGCTGACCACCAAGCTCCGCAAATGGATTAGTCAATTCCAGTCCCCCACTCTGCATAGTCAATTCCAGTCCCCCACTCTGAATGGCCAGGAGAATGgccttctctctctccacctGCAACAGAGTCAAAGTAAGAGACCAAGCATCTCATTCTGTCTGTGCTGACCACCAAGCTCCGCAAATGGATTAGTCAATTCCAGTCCCCCACTCTGCATATGCAATTCCAAGACATCTTAGTCATATACACCTAAACCACAACATTGTCAGAGAGATGGATGTAACTCTCAGGGGTTAGGAAGCCTCAGTTCTTGTTACAATTTGCAGTGCCACCTGGCCCACCACATGGCCCAAATACTACATGCCTAGCCAGTTAGAGTAATGATACACAGTTTATTACAACATAtgttccatagaatcaaccaggttggaagagacctccgagatcatccagtacaacctatcccccagccctagccagtcaactagaccatggcactaagtgccttagccaggctttgcttgaacacctccaggggcataTAAACTGCATCACTGTCACCTCTAAGCTATTCCACTGGTACATACACATTTTTCAACGGAGTTTCAATGTACATCTCCCAGGAGTGTCTCTACCAACTCTTCACAATGTTTATTTACATCTTTGGACTGCTGCAAACTTTCATTAAGGCTTGATTAGTGAATTCAAACACAGTAAACAAATGGCTGTGTAGTTTTCCATGGATTAGACTGGATAGCCTGTTGTGTGGGAATAACACAGATCAGGAGACTGAGCAcattgtcctggtagggcataaatcctgccaggccagtttaacccttgcttgcctcctcctgttgtggtcTGGGAGTGAAGCCAGttcagcaaacaataagggtttggccccagcaaagccttgagggttAGGGGGCTTAACACCACAcatcaggtgtcttgtgctgccctcaacgtGCCTGCATGGTCAGAGGCATGAAGCTtcgaattcattggccagaacaatggtgctagtgcctattggccaatttgattttcaaactgaagtatttaaagggggatgatttagaaaaccATGCCTTTTCTGcatcctgcctttctgcatgGAGCCCTTCTGCCTCTCATCATCTGTGGCTCGTTAAAGGTGGCCACATGTATGCagctcacagccagcagcttagcagcatctccttccctctgcctggaatattttgtatgttaccctgggatcattatcacgagtttgaaagcatctttgatacaggagacttactcagggatcAAAAGCAttgtgagtacatctgctggagtgaatgccaagccTCCATCAGCATAGGTAGAAtttttcctggggtttgtgttactattttccaagttctgattgtttaaactgtttaattctgtgcaattaacCTCCTGtcgactgaaaatccaaagaacctcaggggATTTTCCCAACTTTTGAATATTAATTAACgaattaatattcatacagaaattgaTATTAATAATTCATAACtgttattaatttccaatacacaCATGCAACCTCCCATgactccccagctccagcatgGAACTGTAAGTCCTTTTATGGACAGGATAGAAAAAGCAGTCAAAAATGGTTCTGACCTAGTAAGTTCCTTTCTGAATAGATATAGGGAAATGAGGATGCTGCACAGCAGAAGATGctgtggaggaggagaggactATAGAAGATGTAATGCTCAGCATCTTAAATCAAGTGAACATGAAAAAGTTTGATCTGCTCAGGTATTTGGTACTCAGGTTATCAACCCTGAAACACTTCCAATTTCACATTGTAGGTGTAATACTCCAACTTTTTATATGCCTTCATCCTCTTCTGAGTTGTGAATTGGGAAGTAGAGGAGAGCACAAGGAGATAGGATCCTTCTTGCTTTCATGGCTTTTTGAGCCTGCCTGGTCTACTGCACTTTCTTTCCCATGGCTGCAGTATTTCAGCCCTGTGTTTACACATGCAGTGCAAACAGCACACTCTGCATTCCCTTTATGAGCAGCTGAATTACTAATTCAGAGAATTTAAGGCTGTCAGttctgaaaaaaaacaccttttaaAAATAACTTTCATTCCCTAATGAGTATTCCCCCATGTAGTATTTGGAAGATAGTCAAATCAGCCACCACAGATCTCactgaagggaaagaaaagcttttcagATACCAAGAAGGCATTAATTCCACCTTACACAAAGTTCCAAGCAGTGCTTCAGACTCTTATTTTACCTTAACAAGGCATTTGGGCATTGGTTGCTGTTCAGAAGAACTAAGCAACTAAAGCATATGATGGTACTCTGGTTTTACAGGCAGGCTTTCAAAACATTAGAGCTTGCAATCAACTGAAGGCAAAACCAGCAAGAATAAAAGTCGTGTTGAAAACATCTGAAAAACAATCAGCCTCAATCCCTGGTGTACAGGTGacttattaaaaacaaacaaagcccaaaCCAGCCCAAAACTaagcaaatgaaaaacaaacaaatgaaactcCACAACCCAGGGCCAAACTAAAAAGAAACCTCAGGGCCACACTTCATCTTTTATGATCCAGGAAAATTCTGTCTTCTTACATATAGGCTGCTGCACTTCAGGCACTTCATGCTCTGTGCAGAAGAGGACAGCTGAGTACTACGAGTTTCTTGGTACTTGTCTCCACTCAGTAGAGTTCTGAttctcctgttcctgtgtcACACTATTAGGCAATCCCCTTACTGCTCATTCTCTATGCCAATCCACCGTTATTGAGAAAACCTAAACCAGGGAAACATCCCCCTTTGCCAAAGGgattgtcacagaatcagtcagggttgaaagggaccataaggatcagccacttccaacccccctaccataggcagggccaccctaccctagatcaggctgcccacagcctcagccagcctggccttaaacacctccagggatggagcctcaaccacctccctgggcaaaccattccagcctctcaccactctcatggtgatcACTTTACAAAATGATCACTTTATAAAAGGTTCACATTAGCATTTTGCAATAAgccctttcagtatcttaacaAATCAGGTTTCTAGTTAGAGACAGACAAACCTAAAACCTTTtaacactgtgctagtttgagcctagctgggatactttagtgagaggaattagatgctaggctgtgaaaaggaaacaatggtgatggctgctgcactcctaggcttgctgaggtgtataaaaacaggaacacaaatataaataacagagttgctctctggctttgactgcctcccttctctctctctaacctgcagtctaactaatccctctgcttcctaacccccctggccaattctccaaactcaccttgaacataaggcaaagtctaggataaggtagaggggtagaaaggaggtgaaaaggtggttggaagcctgtcctggagactcaggtttctgggagggctgttgtgtttctgtatcactttttaacttgtgtatttctgtct
The sequence above is drawn from the Pogoniulus pusillus isolate bPogPus1 chromosome 15, bPogPus1.pri, whole genome shotgun sequence genome and encodes:
- the BICD1 gene encoding protein bicaudal D homolog 1 isoform X8, whose protein sequence is MAAEEVLQGADHYKSEIERLTRELSETTHEKIQAAEYGLVVLEEKLTLKQQYDELEAEYDGLKQELEQLKEAFGQSFSIHRKVAEDGETREETLLQESASKEAYYLGKILEMQNELKQSRAVVTNVQAENERLTAIVQDLKENNEMVELQRIRMKDEIREYKFREARLLQDYTELEEENITLQKLVSTLKQNQVEYEGLKHEIKRFEEETVLLNSQLEDAIRLKEIAEHQLEEALETLKNEREQKNNLRKELSQYINLSDSMYNNHINISVDGLKFAEDGGEPNNDDKMNGHIHGPLVKLNGDYRTPAGRKGESLHPVSDLFSELNISEIQKLKQQLMQVEREKAILLANLQESQTQLEHTKGALTEQHERVHRLTEHVNAMRGLQSNKELKAELDCEKGRDPSEEAHDYEVDINGLEILECKYKVAVTEVIDLKAEIKALKEKYNKYVENYTEEKAKYESRIQTYDEQVTSLEKSTKESQEKMVHMEKELQRMTSIANENHNTLNTAQDELVTFSEELAQLYHHVCLCNNETPNRVMLDYYRQSRVTRSGSLKGPDDPRGLLSPRLARRGVASPVEARTPTEQVTKEATEPVKEQSPTKTPSISPVITAPPSSPVSDTSDIRKEPMNIYNLNAIIRDQIKHLQKAVDRSLQLSRQRAAARELAPMIDKDKEALMEEILKLKSLLSTKREQIATLRAVLKANKQSQLSLDDFQRVVE